The proteins below are encoded in one region of bacterium:
- a CDS encoding Trm112 family protein: MAMDKELLEILVCPKCKGELLLTVDESELRCDACRLSYRIDDGIPILLIDEATPYE; encoded by the coding sequence ATGGCGATGGACAAGGAGCTGCTCGAGATCCTGGTATGCCCGAAGTGCAAGGGGGAACTCCTGCTCACCGTCGATGAGAGCGAGCTCCGGTGCGACGCGTGCCGGCTGTCGTACCGCATCGACGACGGCATTCCCATCCTGCTGATCGACGAGGCGACGCCGTATGAGTGA
- the msbA gene encoding lipid A export permease/ATP-binding protein MsbA yields the protein MGVSLYRRMFAYTRPYVPRLLLAMLVMIGVSALSGSTAFLVKPILDDIFIRKDAVLLTYIPLLVLAIYLVRGVLEFTQSYLMAGVGQRVVRDIRDHLYRHMQSLSLSFYLRHPTGVLMSRVLNDVGLMQSAITDAATGLVKDVFTAAFLVFVVFYRDWKLALIALVVFPLAFWPIARFGRKLRRTSVKAQEITGGLSSHLQETISGAKLVKSFGAETYETERFSTRNNELFRLSMKVVKVQAMTSPLSEMFAGVGAAAVIYYGGYSVVNGHSTPGNFFSFLAALFMLYEPVKRLSRINNVVQQGLAAGGRVFEVIDTLPEVREAEDAGALAPIRKEIAFDRVDFRYAASGEDVLKEIDFRVPAGTMVAIVGSSGAGKTTLVDLIPRFYDPQEGAIRIDGVDVRRVTLASLREQIGIVSQHTVLFNDTVRNNIAYGMPDAPMEKIVEAARRANAHAFIERMPEGYGTVVGEQGLRLSGGERQRLAIARALLKDAPLLILDEATSALDTESEHVVQEALDALMRGRTTFVIAHRLSTVRNADVIFVVEDGRIVERGRHEELLSRASRYRSFYLKQFEERKAGPPDGEAGTR from the coding sequence ATGGGCGTGAGCCTCTACCGGCGGATGTTCGCGTACACCCGGCCGTACGTTCCGAGGCTCCTCCTCGCGATGCTCGTGATGATCGGCGTGTCGGCCCTCAGCGGCTCGACCGCCTTCCTCGTGAAGCCGATCCTCGACGACATCTTCATCCGGAAGGACGCCGTCCTGCTGACGTACATCCCGCTCCTGGTGCTGGCGATCTACCTCGTCCGCGGCGTGCTCGAGTTCACCCAGAGCTACCTGATGGCCGGGGTCGGGCAGCGGGTGGTGCGGGACATCCGCGACCACCTGTACCGCCACATGCAGTCGCTTTCCCTCTCGTTTTACCTGCGGCACCCCACCGGTGTGCTGATGTCCAGGGTCCTGAACGATGTCGGCCTGATGCAGAGCGCGATCACCGACGCCGCCACCGGCCTCGTCAAGGACGTCTTCACCGCCGCGTTTCTCGTGTTCGTCGTCTTCTACCGCGACTGGAAGCTCGCGCTCATCGCCCTGGTGGTCTTCCCGCTGGCCTTCTGGCCGATCGCCCGGTTCGGCCGGAAACTGCGCCGCACGAGCGTCAAGGCCCAGGAGATCACGGGGGGGCTCTCGTCCCACCTGCAGGAGACGATCAGCGGGGCGAAGCTGGTGAAATCGTTCGGGGCCGAAACGTACGAGACGGAGCGATTCTCCACGCGGAACAACGAGCTGTTCCGCCTCAGCATGAAGGTCGTGAAGGTGCAGGCGATGACCTCCCCGCTCTCCGAGATGTTCGCCGGCGTCGGGGCGGCGGCCGTCATCTACTACGGCGGCTACAGCGTGGTGAACGGCCACAGCACGCCGGGGAACTTCTTCTCCTTCCTCGCCGCCCTCTTCATGCTCTACGAGCCCGTGAAGCGGCTCTCCCGGATCAACAACGTCGTCCAGCAGGGACTGGCCGCCGGGGGCCGCGTCTTCGAGGTGATCGACACGCTGCCGGAGGTGCGCGAGGCGGAGGATGCGGGCGCCCTCGCACCGATCCGGAAGGAGATCGCCTTCGACCGCGTCGATTTCCGGTACGCCGCGAGTGGGGAAGATGTCCTGAAGGAGATCGACTTCCGCGTTCCCGCCGGGACGATGGTGGCCATCGTCGGCTCCAGCGGGGCGGGGAAGACCACGCTCGTCGACCTGATCCCGCGGTTCTACGACCCGCAGGAGGGAGCGATCCGGATCGACGGGGTCGACGTCCGCCGCGTCACGCTGGCCTCCCTTCGCGAGCAGATCGGGATCGTCAGCCAGCACACGGTGCTCTTCAACGACACGGTCCGGAACAACATCGCCTACGGGATGCCCGACGCCCCGATGGAGAAGATCGTCGAGGCGGCGCGCCGCGCCAACGCGCACGCGTTCATCGAGCGGATGCCCGAAGGATACGGGACGGTCGTGGGGGAGCAGGGGCTGCGGCTGTCCGGGGGGGAGCGCCAGCGGCTCGCGATCGCCCGGGCGCTGCTGAAGGACGCGCCGCTGCTCATCCTCGACGAGGCCACCTCCGCGCTCGACACCGAATCGGAGCATGTGGTGCAGGAGGCGCTCGACGCCCTCATGCGCGGCCGCACGACCTTCGTCATCGCCCATCGGCTCTCCACGGTCCGCAACGCGGACGTGATCTTCGTGGTGGAGGACGGGCGGATCGTCGAGCGGGGGCGGCACGAGGAGCTTCTCTCCCGGGCGTCCCGCTACCGGTCCTTCTACCTGAAGCAGTTCGAGGAGCGGAAGGCCGGTCCCCCGGATGGTGAAGCGGGAACACGCTAA
- a CDS encoding 3-deoxy-D-manno-octulosonic acid transferase: protein MDRSFLPGSPGHLLYNVLLGAGLVVGAPVWIPWVLLSRKRRTNLPERIGLRGVPRQTPVDERPAFWVHAVSVGETLAAVPLLRLLRRRLPDARLLVSSVTLTGRETAVKFLSGIVDEGFFFPFDLPGLCGRFLDRMRPDVAVVVETEIWPNFIAACARRGIPVVIVNGRLSKRSFAGYMRFRWFFAPILRTLRTISAQTAEDAERFVALGAPREIVTVGGNLKFDVSPPETGASALSTLLLKEKSGGAAWIVAGSTHDGEEAPLLRAFLHAREGNPSLRLLLAPRHPERFDAVEALVRREDVSMARRTAIPEGADRLPDTVLLLDTVGELSGAYAAADLAFVGGSLVPKGGHNVLEPSWHGVPTIVGPHMENFREIAEVFLAGDALIRVAGEEELADRLTRFAADPRVFRETGLRAKELLETLRGASEASTDAVLSALPGREAGR from the coding sequence ATGGATCGCTCGTTCCTCCCCGGGAGCCCGGGGCACCTGCTCTACAACGTCCTGCTCGGCGCGGGGCTCGTCGTCGGTGCGCCGGTCTGGATCCCGTGGGTTCTCCTCTCCCGGAAGCGGAGGACGAACCTTCCGGAACGGATCGGGTTGCGCGGCGTTCCCCGGCAGACCCCCGTCGACGAGCGCCCGGCGTTCTGGGTGCACGCGGTGTCCGTGGGGGAGACCCTGGCGGCGGTCCCCCTCCTGCGGCTGCTTCGCCGCCGCCTCCCCGACGCCAGGCTCCTCGTCTCGAGCGTCACGCTCACCGGGCGGGAGACGGCGGTCAAATTCCTCTCCGGCATCGTCGACGAGGGGTTCTTCTTTCCGTTCGACCTTCCGGGGCTCTGCGGGCGGTTCCTCGACCGGATGCGGCCGGACGTCGCGGTGGTCGTGGAGACCGAGATCTGGCCCAACTTCATCGCCGCGTGCGCGCGCCGCGGGATTCCCGTGGTGATCGTCAACGGCAGGTTGTCGAAGCGCTCGTTCGCCGGGTACATGCGGTTCCGCTGGTTCTTCGCCCCCATTCTCCGGACCCTTCGGACGATCTCGGCCCAGACGGCCGAGGACGCGGAGCGGTTCGTCGCGCTGGGGGCCCCGCGGGAGATCGTCACCGTGGGGGGAAACCTGAAATTCGACGTTTCCCCCCCCGAAACCGGCGCGTCGGCGCTATCCACGCTTCTCCTGAAGGAAAAGAGCGGAGGGGCCGCGTGGATCGTCGCCGGTTCGACGCACGACGGCGAGGAGGCGCCGCTCCTGCGGGCTTTTCTCCACGCGCGGGAGGGGAACCCGTCGCTCCGCCTCCTCCTCGCGCCGCGCCACCCGGAGCGGTTCGACGCGGTCGAGGCCCTCGTCCGCCGGGAGGACGTTTCCATGGCGCGCCGCACGGCGATCCCGGAGGGCGCGGACCGCCTCCCGGACACGGTCCTGCTGCTCGACACGGTCGGCGAGCTTTCGGGCGCGTACGCGGCGGCCGATCTCGCGTTCGTCGGCGGCAGCCTCGTTCCGAAGGGTGGGCACAACGTCCTCGAGCCGTCATGGCACGGCGTGCCGACGATCGTCGGCCCTCACATGGAGAATTTCCGGGAAATCGCCGAGGTGTTCCTGGCCGGGGACGCGCTGATCCGGGTCGCGGGGGAAGAGGAGCTCGCGGATCGGCTGACCCGGTTCGCCGCGGATCCGCGCGTCTTCCGCGAGACCGGTCTGCGGGCGAAGGAGTTGCTCGAAACGCTCCGCGGCGCCTCCGAGGCGAGCACGGACGCGGTACTGTCGGCGTTGCCGGGCCGGGAGGCGGGGAGATGA
- the lpxD gene encoding UDP-3-O-(3-hydroxymyristoyl)glucosamine N-acyltransferase produces the protein MGSEGPKILLSVLAGEIGARLQGPDAEVSGIAGVDKAGPGQVTFLSNPKYARQAIATKASAIIATQPIPGAGCAFLLTPDPYLAFARAVERFHPPVRLPAGVSAQASVHPTAALGKEVHVGPFAVVAEGAVVGDRVTLYPGAYVGKGAFVGEDTVLHPKVTLYEGVRVGKRVLLHAGCVIGSDGFGFAPTPEGYRKIPQVGTVEIGDDVEIGANTTIDRAALGVTRIGPGTKLDNLIQVGHNVEIGRDTVIAALVGIAGSARIGNRVMIGGQSGLAGHLEVGDGVMLGAKSGVAVSLSAKENRAWSGVPAMPHRTWLKMVTLLPRLPELFRRVTRLEGRKPAEGEE, from the coding sequence GTGGGAAGTGAGGGCCCCAAGATCCTTCTCTCCGTCCTGGCCGGGGAGATCGGGGCCCGCCTCCAGGGGCCGGACGCCGAGGTGAGCGGGATCGCCGGGGTGGACAAGGCCGGGCCGGGGCAGGTCACCTTTCTCTCGAATCCGAAGTACGCCCGCCAGGCCATCGCAACGAAGGCGTCCGCGATCATCGCCACTCAGCCGATCCCCGGCGCCGGGTGCGCGTTCCTGCTGACGCCGGACCCGTACCTCGCCTTCGCCCGCGCCGTCGAGCGGTTCCACCCGCCGGTGCGGCTTCCCGCGGGCGTCTCCGCGCAGGCGAGCGTCCATCCGACCGCCGCGCTGGGAAAGGAGGTCCACGTCGGCCCCTTCGCCGTCGTCGCCGAGGGAGCGGTCGTCGGGGACCGGGTCACGCTGTACCCGGGGGCGTACGTCGGGAAGGGGGCCTTCGTCGGCGAGGACACCGTTCTTCATCCGAAGGTTACGCTCTACGAAGGGGTGCGGGTCGGGAAGCGGGTGCTCCTGCACGCGGGCTGCGTGATCGGGAGCGACGGCTTCGGGTTCGCGCCGACCCCCGAGGGGTACCGGAAGATACCGCAGGTGGGGACCGTCGAGATCGGAGACGACGTCGAGATCGGTGCGAACACCACGATCGACCGGGCCGCGCTCGGGGTCACCCGCATCGGCCCCGGAACCAAGCTGGACAACCTGATCCAGGTGGGGCACAACGTGGAGATCGGGCGGGACACGGTGATCGCCGCGCTGGTGGGGATCGCGGGCAGCGCCCGGATCGGGAACCGCGTGATGATCGGCGGCCAGTCGGGGCTGGCGGGGCACCTCGAGGTGGGCGACGGGGTGATGCTCGGAGCGAAGTCCGGCGTGGCCGTCTCGCTCTCGGCGAAGGAGAACCGGGCGTGGTCGGGCGTTCCCGCGATGCCCCACAGGACGTGGCTGAAAATGGTGACGCTCCTGCCGAGGCTTCCGGAGCTGTTCCGGCGGGTCACGCGGCTGGAGGGCAGGAAACCCGCGGAAGGGGAGGAATGA
- the lpxK gene encoding tetraacyldisaccharide 4'-kinase, whose amino-acid sequence MILGAASRIRRFLATTGLLPGSTLPRPVVSVGNLVMGGAGKTPHVIHLARWLTGQGRRVAVLSRGYGRNSRGVRWVSDGVGPIASVAEGGDEPVLIARSLPGIPVAVGASRVAAGREVLSRRRVDVFLLDDGFQHLSLRRDVDLLLVECGGGLGNRWTAPLGPLREPPSHARFADALVITKCPDAESGARTARAVPFPSDRPRAFSRLSPGGIVGRDGLPSKEAASGDAVFAFSGLARNAQFRDTLEAAGFRVKGFLPFPDHHAYGRGDLERIAREAGGLPAITTEKDLVRLPDGVPFSVGALRVEVEYLLGWEEISRMILDRLERWDRS is encoded by the coding sequence ATGATCCTCGGGGCGGCCTCCAGGATCCGGCGCTTCCTTGCCACGACGGGTCTCCTTCCGGGTTCGACGCTTCCACGGCCGGTCGTGAGCGTCGGGAACCTCGTGATGGGCGGCGCGGGAAAGACGCCCCACGTCATCCACCTCGCGCGGTGGCTCACCGGGCAGGGGAGGCGCGTCGCGGTGCTGTCCCGCGGGTATGGACGGAATAGCCGCGGCGTCCGGTGGGTGTCCGACGGTGTGGGGCCGATCGCCTCCGTGGCCGAGGGCGGGGACGAGCCGGTCCTGATCGCGCGCTCGCTGCCCGGAATTCCGGTCGCCGTGGGTGCGTCCCGCGTCGCCGCGGGCCGGGAGGTCCTGTCCAGGCGGCGCGTGGACGTGTTCCTCCTCGACGACGGGTTCCAGCACCTTTCCCTGCGGCGCGACGTCGACCTGCTCCTGGTCGAATGCGGCGGGGGGCTCGGGAACCGCTGGACGGCGCCGCTGGGCCCCCTGCGGGAGCCGCCGTCCCACGCGCGGTTCGCGGACGCCCTGGTCATCACGAAATGTCCGGACGCGGAATCCGGGGCGCGGACCGCGCGGGCCGTCCCCTTTCCTTCGGATCGGCCCAGGGCCTTCTCGCGCCTGTCGCCCGGCGGGATCGTGGGGCGGGACGGCCTCCCCTCGAAGGAGGCCGCGTCCGGGGACGCCGTGTTCGCGTTCTCCGGGCTGGCCAGGAACGCGCAGTTCCGCGACACCCTCGAGGCGGCGGGATTCCGGGTGAAGGGGTTCCTCCCGTTCCCGGACCACCACGCGTACGGCCGGGGGGACCTCGAGCGGATCGCCAGGGAGGCCGGCGGGCTGCCCGCGATCACGACGGAGAAGGACCTGGTGCGTCTCCCGGACGGCGTCCCGTTTTCCGTAGGCGCGCTTCGCGTCGAGGTGGAGTACCTTCTCGGTTGGGAGGAGATCTCCCGGATGATCCTCGATCGGTTGGAACGGTGGGACCGGTCGTGA
- the lpxB gene encoding lipid-A-disaccharide synthase: MPKTLFLVCGEPSGEAYAARVARAFRARFPGVPVEGIGSALLAAEGVKLLRDYGDISVIGVTEALRRLPAIRASLSAATERVSRPDIGAVLLVDFPDFNFRVGRAAARRGIPVIYYIPPQVWAWRPWRAKTLAGFTKGAVVLFPFEVEFLRASGVNAVFAGHPILDEIAPFLDAPPDPERFGIPPGKRGVGLIPGSRQGEVAAHLRILLDAARLLLQRFPDLHFALPVARPPLREAIAREVAGSGLPVALVGEARQLLFRSLEAAMAVSGTVTLELALLGTPAVIVYRTSWLSYQVGRRLARVDRVGLPNIASGETFLPELIQDDCTAPRIAAALGGILADPTRRERLRAKGLSLRSLLRGPGPTEAVVSMLGKEAAGAWA, translated from the coding sequence ATGCCGAAAACCTTGTTCCTCGTCTGCGGGGAACCATCCGGCGAAGCGTACGCCGCGCGGGTGGCCCGCGCGTTCCGCGCCAGGTTCCCGGGCGTCCCGGTGGAAGGGATCGGAAGCGCGCTCCTCGCGGCGGAAGGAGTGAAGCTCCTGCGGGATTACGGCGACATCTCGGTCATCGGCGTCACGGAAGCGCTCCGGCGCCTTCCGGCGATCCGCGCGTCCCTCTCCGCCGCCACGGAGCGGGTGAGCCGTCCCGACATCGGCGCGGTGCTCCTCGTCGACTTCCCCGACTTCAACTTCCGGGTGGGAAGGGCCGCCGCCCGGCGCGGGATCCCGGTGATCTACTACATCCCCCCGCAGGTGTGGGCCTGGCGCCCGTGGAGGGCGAAGACCCTCGCCGGGTTCACGAAAGGCGCGGTCGTCCTGTTCCCCTTCGAGGTGGAGTTTCTTCGCGCGAGCGGCGTGAACGCCGTCTTCGCAGGGCATCCGATCCTCGACGAGATCGCCCCGTTCCTCGACGCGCCTCCCGACCCGGAACGGTTCGGGATCCCCCCGGGGAAGCGCGGGGTCGGGCTGATCCCCGGAAGCAGGCAGGGAGAGGTCGCCGCGCACCTTCGGATCCTGCTCGACGCCGCGCGCCTCCTCCTTCAACGGTTTCCCGACCTCCATTTCGCATTGCCCGTGGCGCGGCCGCCGCTGCGGGAGGCGATCGCGCGGGAGGTCGCGGGGTCGGGGCTTCCGGTCGCGCTGGTGGGCGAGGCACGGCAGCTCCTCTTCCGGAGTCTGGAGGCGGCCATGGCGGTTTCGGGAACCGTCACGCTCGAGCTTGCGCTGCTCGGGACCCCGGCGGTCATCGTCTACCGGACCTCCTGGCTGAGCTACCAGGTCGGCCGCCGCCTTGCGCGGGTCGATCGCGTCGGCCTTCCCAACATCGCCTCGGGGGAGACGTTCCTTCCGGAACTGATCCAGGACGACTGCACCGCGCCCCGGATCGCCGCCGCTTTGGGGGGGATCCTCGCCGACCCGACGCGCCGGGAGCGCCTCCGCGCGAAGGGGCTCTCGCTGCGTTCGCTCCTCCGCGGCCCGGGCCCCACGGAAGCGGTCGTTTCGATGCTGGGGAAGGAGGCGGCGGGCGCATGGGCGTGA
- the lpxA gene encoding acyl-ACP--UDP-N-acetylglucosamine O-acyltransferase, whose protein sequence is MIHPTAIIDPGAELGNGVTVGPFAVIGPKVTIGDGSTVGSHAVVESHVRMGKENRIHSFASVGAIPQDLKFRGEESWVEMGDGNIIREFATVNRGTSGGGGVTRVGNNTLVMAYAHIAHDCVVGSRVIMANAATLAGHVTIEDGAIIGGMTGVHQFVRIGEHCIIGGMSGVSQDVPPYVTAVVSRPQRGYALYGLNLVGLRRNRFSPETVAALKQAFKIIFRAEVPLKEALERAEAELPPLPEVRHLIAFVRESKRGVLR, encoded by the coding sequence ATGATCCATCCGACCGCGATCATCGATCCCGGGGCGGAGCTCGGGAACGGCGTCACGGTGGGGCCGTTCGCCGTGATCGGGCCGAAGGTGACGATCGGCGACGGGTCCACCGTCGGATCGCACGCCGTCGTCGAATCCCACGTCCGGATGGGAAAGGAGAACCGCATCCATTCGTTCGCCTCCGTCGGCGCGATCCCGCAGGACCTGAAGTTCCGCGGCGAGGAGTCGTGGGTGGAGATGGGGGACGGGAACATCATCCGCGAATTCGCCACCGTGAACCGGGGGACGTCCGGCGGCGGCGGCGTGACCCGCGTCGGGAACAACACCCTGGTGATGGCGTACGCCCACATCGCCCACGACTGCGTCGTGGGAAGCCGCGTCATCATGGCGAACGCGGCCACCCTCGCCGGCCACGTCACGATCGAGGACGGCGCGATCATCGGAGGGATGACCGGGGTGCACCAGTTCGTCCGGATCGGGGAGCATTGCATCATCGGCGGGATGTCGGGCGTTTCCCAGGACGTTCCGCCGTACGTCACGGCGGTCGTGTCGCGTCCGCAGCGCGGTTACGCGCTGTACGGGCTGAACCTCGTCGGCCTTCGACGGAACCGCTTCTCCCCGGAGACCGTGGCCGCGCTGAAGCAGGCGTTCAAGATCATCTTCCGCGCGGAGGTTCCCCTGAAGGAGGCGCTGGAGCGCGCCGAGGCGGAGCTGCCGCCGCTTCCCGAGGTCAGGCACCTGATCGCGTTCGTCCGCGAGAGCAAGCGCGGCGTTCTCCGGTAG
- a CDS encoding lysophospholipid acyltransferase family protein, translating into MGPVVKERLARVILRVFEAVPLPALASFCEAVMLLVYAVDRKHRRIARINLGIAFPEMGDAEADRIIRACYRQMGTSAAEFIHIPRMDAAYIREHFRIEGAGNVRESLEGRKQPAMAMTGHFGNWELLSHVYGTVIAPAAFIVRPLKSAILDRIVTERRECVGNTVIRKADSAKEVMKVLRKRVLVGILIDQNVNRQKGILVDFFSRKAYTTFGIARLALAMNAAIHPAFIFRDPARKFHHVLRFGPPIAIDPAAPREEEVARVTRRCNEELEKVIREAPDQWMWFHRRWKTRPVGEPEIYRGLH; encoded by the coding sequence GTGGGACCGGTCGTGAAGGAACGACTCGCCCGCGTCATCCTGCGCGTCTTCGAGGCGGTCCCGCTCCCGGCGCTCGCCTCGTTCTGCGAGGCGGTGATGCTCCTCGTGTACGCCGTCGACCGGAAGCACCGGCGGATCGCGCGGATCAACCTGGGGATCGCCTTCCCGGAGATGGGGGATGCGGAGGCGGACCGGATCATCCGGGCGTGCTACCGGCAGATGGGGACCTCCGCCGCGGAGTTCATCCACATTCCCAGAATGGACGCGGCGTATATCCGGGAGCACTTCCGGATCGAGGGCGCCGGGAACGTCCGGGAGTCCCTGGAGGGAAGGAAGCAGCCGGCGATGGCGATGACCGGTCACTTCGGGAACTGGGAGCTCCTGTCGCACGTCTACGGAACGGTGATCGCTCCCGCGGCGTTCATCGTTCGCCCGTTGAAGAGCGCGATCCTGGACCGGATCGTCACGGAGCGCAGGGAGTGCGTCGGCAATACGGTCATCCGGAAGGCGGACTCCGCGAAGGAGGTGATGAAGGTCCTGCGGAAAAGGGTCCTGGTCGGGATCCTCATCGACCAGAACGTCAACCGGCAGAAGGGGATCCTCGTCGACTTCTTCTCCCGGAAGGCGTACACGACCTTCGGGATCGCCCGCCTCGCGCTGGCGATGAACGCCGCGATCCACCCCGCGTTCATCTTCCGGGATCCGGCGAGGAAGTTCCACCACGTTCTCCGCTTCGGCCCTCCCATCGCGATCGATCCCGCCGCGCCGCGCGAGGAAGAGGTGGCGAGGGTCACCCGCAGGTGCAACGAGGAGCTGGAAAAGGTGATCCGGGAGGCCCCGGACCAGTGGATGTGGTTCCACCGCCGATGGAAGACGCGCCCCGTCGGGGAGCCGGAGATCTACCGGGGGCTGCATTGA
- a CDS encoding HAD-IIIA family hydrolase, with protein MRGIVFLDRDGTLIEEVGYLRDPSAVRILPGAADALRQLSREGFLLAVVSNQAGLAKGKITAEEMEAVHRRFVSAFDAEGVAFDAVEYCPHHPEGTVDAYRRACGCRKPGTGLADEILRRLRVPDSCPRFVVGDKMSDVSMGVRLGAATVLVGTGYGNAEIASGERAGIAPNAFLPGMREAAGWIVAHGTGT; from the coding sequence TTGAGGGGGATCGTATTCCTCGACCGGGACGGCACGCTCATCGAGGAGGTCGGATACCTGCGCGACCCGTCCGCCGTCCGCATCCTGCCGGGAGCCGCGGACGCGCTGCGTCAACTTTCCCGGGAAGGGTTTCTCCTCGCGGTGGTATCCAACCAGGCGGGGCTGGCGAAGGGGAAAATCACCGCGGAGGAGATGGAAGCCGTTCACCGGCGGTTCGTATCCGCGTTCGACGCGGAGGGGGTGGCGTTCGACGCGGTCGAGTATTGCCCGCACCATCCGGAAGGGACGGTGGATGCGTATCGGCGCGCGTGCGGATGCAGGAAGCCCGGGACGGGGCTTGCCGACGAGATCCTTCGGCGGCTCCGGGTGCCGGATTCGTGCCCCCGCTTCGTGGTCGGTGATAAAATGAGCGACGTTTCGATGGGGGTTCGCCTCGGGGCCGCGACGGTCCTGGTGGGGACGGGGTACGGAAACGCGGAGATAGCCTCGGGGGAACGCGCGGGGATCGCCCCGAACGCCTTTCTCCCGGGGATGCGGGAGGCCGCCGGATGGATCGTGGCGCACGGGACCGGAACGTGA
- a CDS encoding DUF3108 domain-containing protein — protein MDRGARDRNVRRVGKEASALLLMALLLVAAGCHRHERKGPPPPVPGTEERGGDNTATAPEWLPPAVVVNGTARDNTAIAAPPVGGDRSPGAGEGRDASRGSGPPAPPPATPPPEAKVGSAAPSPPGDTAPPTAASSADAPPAAAAQAGATRSPHTPKPAAAAPPVPTAPPKDTGVASPPGWAKSPEELVYRVDFIGITMGYARFRYKGKVAIGGKPAYHLTVRAWTSGVLSYIYPINDTIEYYLDAETLAPIRQEYTRHEKGKDDVALYDQETGRITYRYRQTGKIRKQVDTVPSVYDPVSIAYYFRWRDLGVESRPRNMYGGRKLYQISTRILGNERIITNQGDVNTVLVVPVIRRDGKPDNKGNLKIWFTNDERRVPVRLYAKFRKIRDWTLVGELVSSTAKAGG, from the coding sequence ATGGATCGTGGCGCACGGGACCGGAACGTGAGGCGGGTCGGAAAGGAGGCGTCGGCGCTCCTTCTCATGGCCCTTCTCCTCGTCGCGGCCGGTTGCCACCGGCACGAACGGAAGGGTCCGCCCCCGCCGGTTCCGGGAACGGAGGAGCGCGGGGGCGACAACACCGCCACCGCGCCGGAGTGGCTTCCTCCCGCGGTGGTGGTGAACGGGACGGCCCGGGACAACACGGCCATCGCCGCCCCGCCGGTCGGAGGCGATCGATCGCCTGGCGCCGGGGAGGGCAGGGATGCCTCCCGGGGTTCCGGTCCCCCGGCCCCTCCTCCGGCGACCCCCCCTCCCGAGGCGAAGGTTGGATCCGCCGCCCCCTCCCCGCCCGGCGACACTGCGCCGCCGACGGCGGCGTCTTCCGCCGATGCGCCGCCCGCCGCGGCGGCCCAGGCGGGCGCGACCCGCTCCCCCCACACGCCGAAGCCGGCCGCCGCGGCGCCCCCGGTCCCGACGGCGCCGCCGAAAGACACCGGCGTGGCGTCTCCTCCGGGGTGGGCGAAGAGCCCCGAGGAACTGGTGTACCGTGTCGATTTCATCGGCATCACGATGGGGTACGCCCGGTTCCGGTACAAGGGGAAGGTCGCCATCGGCGGGAAGCCGGCGTACCACCTGACCGTGCGAGCCTGGACATCCGGGGTCCTCTCGTACATCTACCCGATCAACGATACGATCGAATATTATCTCGACGCGGAGACGCTCGCCCCGATCCGCCAGGAGTACACGCGTCACGAGAAGGGAAAGGACGACGTGGCCCTCTACGACCAGGAGACCGGGAGGATCACGTACCGGTACCGGCAGACGGGGAAGATCCGGAAGCAGGTCGACACGGTCCCTTCCGTCTACGACCCGGTGAGCATCGCCTACTACTTCCGGTGGCGGGACCTCGGCGTCGAGAGCCGTCCGCGGAACATGTACGGGGGCCGGAAGCTGTACCAGATCTCCACGCGCATCCTCGGGAACGAGCGGATAATCACGAATCAAGGCGACGTGAACACGGTCCTGGTCGTTCCGGTGATCCGCCGGGACGGAAAGCCCGACAATAAAGGGAACCTGAAGATCTGGTTCACGAACGACGAGCGGCGCGTTCCGGTGCGCCTGTACGCGAAGTTCCGCAAAATCAGGGACTGGACGCTGGTCGGCGAGCTGGTGTCGTCGACCGCGAAGGCGGGGGGGTAG
- the fabZ gene encoding 3-hydroxyacyl-ACP dehydratase FabZ, producing MRIREIMEMLPHRYPFLLVDRIVEWDPGKRIVGIKNVTINEPYFPGHFPGHPIMPGVLIVEALAQTGGILALKEMGSGKRIAYFTGIDNFKFRRPVVPGDQLRLEITVIARKGPMWKMHGEARVDGALAARGDVTATIPDGAGPDGEGEEP from the coding sequence TTGCGGATCCGGGAAATCATGGAGATGTTGCCGCACCGGTACCCGTTCCTGCTCGTGGACCGGATCGTGGAGTGGGACCCCGGGAAGCGGATCGTCGGCATCAAGAACGTTACGATCAACGAGCCGTACTTCCCGGGGCACTTTCCCGGGCACCCGATCATGCCGGGAGTCCTGATCGTGGAGGCCCTCGCCCAGACGGGGGGGATCCTCGCGCTGAAGGAGATGGGGAGCGGGAAACGGATCGCCTACTTCACCGGGATCGACAACTTCAAGTTCCGCCGGCCGGTCGTCCCCGGAGACCAGCTTCGCCTGGAGATCACCGTGATCGCCCGGAAGGGGCCCATGTGGAAGATGCACGGGGAGGCCCGGGTCGACGGAGCGCTCGCCGCGAGGGGGGACGTCACCGCGACGATCCCCGACGGCGCCGGGCCGGACGGCGAGGGGGAGGAACCATGA